The DNA window CGGCGCCCCCGCCCGCTGTGGCGGACGTCATCGCCCATCATCGCGCACCGCCCCGCAATCGTTCAACGGCCAGCCGGCCCGCACCGATCTGGTCGGCGGACGGCAGAGAATCGGCATCGATCGACGCAGCAACCCCGGCCTCCGGCCCCGTCGCCAACTCGATCTCGGGCGGCAGCCCGCGCTTGAGCAGGGCCAGCGCCACCGGGCCGAGGTCCACGTGCTCGACGACGGTGCCGAGGCGTCCCACGGCCCGACCGCCGGCCAGGACCGCGTCGGCGGTCGCGGGCCGGTCCACCGACCCGTCGAGGTGCAGTAACACCAGCATTCGCGGCGGCTTACCGAGGTTGTGCACCCGCGCGACGGTCTCCTGCCCGCGATAGCAACCCTTGTTCAGATGGACGGCCCCACCAATCCAGCCCACCTCGTGGGGAATGGTGCGCTCGTCGGTGTCGACCCCGAGGCGGGGCCGCAGCGCCGCGACCCGGTGCGCCTCATAGGCCCACACCCCGGCCGCGCGCACGCCCGCCCGGGCCAGGCGCTGTTGCCAGTCGGCCGCATCGCCGCGCGGCACCAGCACATCCAGTTCGACGGAGCCGGCCACGGCGCTGGGCATGCGTCGCACGAATCCGCCGCCGGCGAGCGGCGCGGCGATCATCTCGGCGGGCAGGGCATCCAGGCCCAGGGCGTCGAGCACGGCCGCGTCGGCGAGCCGCGGCCCGAGCAGCGACAGCACGGCCAGGTCCGCGCTGTCCGGTGTCACGTCGGACCAGAACACCATCCTGCGCAGGTAGCCCAGCAGCGGTTCGCCCCGCCACGGTTCGGTGTCGAGGTAGGTGGAGCCGCCCAGTTCGGTCTGAATCCAGTGGTCTTCGACGCGACCCTGACCGTCGAGGCTGAGGTTCTGCGTGCTGGCGCCCTCAGGAAGGTCGCTGACGTGCTGGGTGGAGATGCTGTGCAGCCAACTCTGCCGGTCACCGCCGGTCAGGACGAGCACGGCTCGGTGCGAGCGGTCCACCAGGACCGCGTCGGTCGCCGCCGCGCGCTGCTCGCCCAGCGGGTCACCGTAGTGCCAGGGCGCGCCCGCGTCGGGCCCACCGTCAGGTGCGGGGACCGCGGTCGGGTGCGCCGATCTTGCCCTCGCCGTGTCGCTCACACGTCAACTCTACGGACTGCGGGCTCCCCGGACGTGTCGGCGCCGCTCGTATGCGCGAGGCCCACCACACCGGTCACCACCGTGGACAAAGTCGTCGCCGACAGCCCCTGCCGCGCCGTCGTTTCGAACGCTCCGTTCGTGATCGTTACCCGCGGGACCGCGGCCCGGCGCAGTCCCGGCCGCCACGGCAGGTCGTCGTCAAACCGTGCTCGCGGTAGCCGCGGGCTCGTCGTCGCTGTGTTCGCCAACCGCCGCACCGCCCAGCTGGGCCTGTGGGCCCGTGAGCGCAGGAGTGAACTTGACCGCGTCGATCAGCTCGTCGATGGCCGCATGCCCGCGGCCGTCGCGAACGGCCGCCGAGAAGCAGGTCTCCAAATGGTTATGCAGCATCACACGGTTAGCGCGCTCCAGCGAGGACTGAACCGCCGAGATCTGTTTCATCACGTCCACGCAGTACGCGTCGGATTCCAGCATCCGGATGATGCCGTCGAGGTGCCCCCGGACCGTCTTGAGGCGGTTCAGCGCGGCGCGCTTCTTCGACGACAGTTCTTCGCTCACATCCACCACCAAGTCCCGTTGCTCCACCCCACCTGGGTGGAGCGGAGATTTAGTCGGCCGAATCCCCGCAATCGACGCGCCGACGGTCCGAAAGCTGCCTGATCATACTCACCCTAGCCCACCCCACCCGGGCGGGGTAACTTGGCGGACGTGTCCGAGGCGCCGGTGGCCGGGGTCGGCTGCCGCGCCAACATGCGTCAATCCGAAGGGCAAGATCGACATGGCTGAATCACCCCAACCGAGCGTGCCCGGTACCGCGCCCGCCGCGGAGTCTCCGCGTTACGACGCCCCATCCGGACCGAGCCGTCTCAGTCAGGCCTTGATGTGGGTGGGCATCGTCGCCGGGATCCTGTTCGTCGTCGCGGTGGTCTTCTTTTCGGGCTTCTTCCTGGGCTGGAGCTCCGGTGGTCACTATGGGTCGCACCGCGACGGCTGGGTCCGGATGGGCCCGGGGGCGCCCGGCGGGATGATGGGCCCCGGCGGTCCGATGAGCCCGGGCGGGATGATGGGGCCCGGCGGGCTGAGCGGCCCGCCGACGTCGCCCGCGACCCCTACTCCCACCTCTCGCCCATAACCCGGAGGGCGACGCCGATGACCCCCTTTCAGCCGCTGCGGAGTCCCCGATGGCGGCGGTGAGACGGCGCGCGGCGCTCGCCGCGCTGGGAGCCGGCGGCGCGGCCGTCGTCGGCTTTGCGTTGCGGGGCGCGAGCGCGTGGCCTGCACCCCGAATCCGGCTCGCCGACCACGACGGGTGCATGGCCGGCCCAGCGGACATGAGGCGCTACGCCCAGATGTTCCACCGGCACAACGAGATAACTCGTACCGTCGAGGACATACCCGGCGGCGTGCGAACCACCACGCAGTCGGCCTCCCCGGATCTCGCCGCGCAACTTCAGGCTCATGTGTCGAGCATGTACACCCAGCTCGACCAGGGCATCGAGGTCATGTGCATGAGCGACAGTCTGCCGACCCTGTTCAAGCACGCGAACGGCTATCGCCGCCGGCTGACGATCACCCCGACCGGGGTAACAGTCGAGGAAACCTCCGATGACCCCGCGCTCACCGACGCCATCCGCGCGCACGCGCAGGAGGTCACCGGCTTTGTGCGCGACGGCATGCCGGCGGCGATGCGCGGGATGATGGGCTGCGGGATGATGGGTCCCGGCATGATGGGCCCTGGCATGCACTGATCGCCGTGTCGACCCGCTGCGCCCGGCTTCGCCGCGCTTGCGATCGCCACTAGGCTGCTTCTCCATGACGGGCCAGGCGGGTGTGATCGTCACGCTGGACGGCAACGTCCATCCCCCCGGGACTCCGCTGTTGTACGCCGACGATCTCGCGGCGGTCCGCGGTGACGGCGTCTTCGAGACGCTGTTGATCCGCCACGGCAGAGCCTGTCTGATCGAATCGCACCTACAGCGGCTGACCCAGTCGGCCAGGATGCTGGACCTGCCGCCGCCGGACCTCGCGAGCTGGCGGAGCGCCATCGACGTGGCCACCCGCCGGTGGGTGGCAGACACCGACGGCGAGGGCGCGTTGCGCCTGATCTACAGCCGCGGCCGCGAGAGCGGCCCGGCGCCCACCGCCTACGTGATGGTCGACAGCGTCCCGGAACGTGTCGCGGCCGTGCGGCGCGACGGCCTGGCGGCGATCACGCTCGATCGCGGATTGCCCGCCCTCGGTGTCGACGCGATGCCCTGGCTGCTGGCCGGCGCCAAGACGCTGTCGTACGCGATCAACATGGCCGCACTGCGTCACGCGGCCCGGCAGGGCGCCGGTGACGTCGTGTTCGTCAGCTCCGACGGTTACGTCCTGGAAGGACCGCGTTCGACTGTGGTCATCGCCACGGACTCCGATGCGGAAGATCCTTGCCTGCTGACACCGCCGCCCTGGTATCCGATCCTGCGGGGCACCACCCAACAAGCACTGTTCGAGGTGGCCCGGTCCAAGGGATACGACTGCGACTACCGCGCGTTACGCATCGCCGATCTCCATGCTGCGCAGGGTATTTGGCTGGTGTCGAGCATGACTCTGGCCGCGCGGGTGCACACCCTCGACGGCCGCCCGCTGCCGCGGCCCGCGATGGCCGCGGAATTCGCCGCCCTGATCGACGCGGCCGTCACCAGCGATCGCTGAGAAGTGAATTGTGTTGTCGGCTTGCCGATTTGCAGGTACGGTCGGCCGTACACAGGAAAGGAGGTGGTCCGCGAAATTGATAGCTTCATGGACATGTGAGGTGGCTGCGCGCTAGCAGCGTTGGCTCGGCAGAGAAGAGCTGGTGGCCAATGCGCGCTGGCGAATTCCCCGCAGTCACCCGGCCCCCGAGCATCCGGTGTTGTCCAGCCAGGAGCTTTGCTCGGGGGCCGCTCCATGTCCGGACTCGGTGAGGTCCCGAAGCGCGGCGCTATCCGGCAAACCGCGACAGGCGCGCCGACAGATGCGGCACCAGCCCGCCGTCGGCGTCCACCCGTTCCTCGACGTAGGCCAAGTCGCCGCCCTCGACGATGCCGTAGAGCCGCTTGGCGCCACCGACGAGCACCCCGGACCGACTGCGTGCCAGGGCATCGGTCACCAATTCCCACGACGACTGGTTGCGCGGCCGCCCGTAGAACAGCTCGACATAACCGGCGGAATGAGCCAGCAGCAACTCGATGGCCTGCGACTCGCTGGGATCGTCGGGGTCGTTGACGAAGCGCCAGAACCCCGTCTCGCGCAATCCGCGTTCCTGGTAGGCGCCCGCCTCGCTGAGCCGCCAGGATCGGGCCTCCCAATTCAGGTAGTCGCCGCCGTCGTGCGAGACCACGATCTGCTGGCCGAACCGGTAGTCCCCGTCTTGCGCGCGGCCTTCGCCCTCCCCGCGCCACACACCGACCAGTGGCAGCAACGCCAGGAGTGCGTCGTTGAGGTTTGCGCCTTCCCGCAGGTTCGCGGTGTCGGCCGGAAGCGGCAGATCGTCGAACGCCGGGATGTTGCGCGCCGAGGTCACCTTGGCGCGTTCGGTAGCGGCCGCCATGGTGCGGTCGCCGAAGGCCGCACCGCCCGCGCCGTCAGCGTCGTCGTCAGAGGAGGTCACGACTCGTCAGTGATCAGCCGGTACAGCGTGTACAGCGCGAACCAGGAAATGACCACGACCGCCAGCACCAGCACAATCTCGAAGAACAGCACCACGCAGACGAGTCTATTCGCCGACGGCGCGGGCCGCGGCCCCTCCCGCCTCCCCTTCCCGCATCGGGGGTGAACCCTGGGCGGCGGCACGCCGAGGATGCGCGCCCTGTGTACACCCCGAAAGCCGTGAGATCACAGTCGGCGCCGACGGTGCGATCACGGCGCCGCCGACGGCCCGGCCGTCAGGCCAACAGCGGTTCCAGCGCGCAACGCAGATCGGAGGCCGTTGGCACGCCCGAGGTCCGGTATCTCTGTCGCCCTTCGGCGTCGAAGATCAACGTGGTGGGCAGCGACAGCACCGCGAAGCGGTGGGCGGCGGCCGGGTCGGCGTCCAGGTCGATCTCGAGGTGGGCGACGCCGCCCAGGTCGTCGCAAACCTGGCCGACCACCGTGCGAACCCGGTCGCACGGTCCGCACCACGGGGCGCTGAAGTGGACGACGGCCGGCCCATCGCGGGACAGACCCAGGTTGGCGAGGTCGACGGCCTCGTGCCGCGCCGAGCCCGGGCGGATCTGCCTGATCCGTCCCGCGCGCCGGGTCAGCAACCAGCCTGCCGGCGTGGCCACGACGGCCGCGGCCGCGATCGCGACGAGAACGGTGGTCACAGGCGCCGGGTCACGATTGCCTGAATTCTTCCAGGGTGATGGTCACTGAATAGCTGATGCCCTCGATGATGACGTCCGAACCGCGCGCCCCGACGGTTTGCGGCGCCACACCGAACGGCAGCCGCTGGCCGGGCAGCGTGGTGCTGAACGCGTGCAGCACCGCCTCGCGCTTGTCATCCGGAAC is part of the Mycobacterium sp. HUMS_12744610 genome and encodes:
- a CDS encoding YgfZ/GcvT domain-containing protein; translated protein: MSDTARARSAHPTAVPAPDGGPDAGAPWHYGDPLGEQRAAATDAVLVDRSHRAVLVLTGGDRQSWLHSISTQHVSDLPEGASTQNLSLDGQGRVEDHWIQTELGGSTYLDTEPWRGEPLLGYLRRMVFWSDVTPDSADLAVLSLLGPRLADAAVLDALGLDALPAEMIAAPLAGGGFVRRMPSAVAGSVELDVLVPRGDAADWQQRLARAGVRAAGVWAYEAHRVAALRPRLGVDTDERTIPHEVGWIGGAVHLNKGCYRGQETVARVHNLGKPPRMLVLLHLDGSVDRPATADAVLAGGRAVGRLGTVVEHVDLGPVALALLKRGLPPEIELATGPEAGVAASIDADSLPSADQIGAGRLAVERLRGGAR
- the csoR gene encoding copper-sensing transcriptional repressor CsoR — its product is MSEELSSKKRAALNRLKTVRGHLDGIIRMLESDAYCVDVMKQISAVQSSLERANRVMLHNHLETCFSAAVRDGRGHAAIDELIDAVKFTPALTGPQAQLGGAAVGEHSDDEPAATASTV
- a CDS encoding aminodeoxychorismate lyase, which codes for MIVTLDGNVHPPGTPLLYADDLAAVRGDGVFETLLIRHGRACLIESHLQRLTQSARMLDLPPPDLASWRSAIDVATRRWVADTDGEGALRLIYSRGRESGPAPTAYVMVDSVPERVAAVRRDGLAAITLDRGLPALGVDAMPWLLAGAKTLSYAINMAALRHAARQGAGDVVFVSSDGYVLEGPRSTVVIATDSDAEDPCLLTPPPWYPILRGTTQQALFEVARSKGYDCDYRALRIADLHAAQGIWLVSSMTLAARVHTLDGRPLPRPAMAAEFAALIDAAVTSDR
- a CDS encoding FABP family protein; translation: MAAATERAKVTSARNIPAFDDLPLPADTANLREGANLNDALLALLPLVGVWRGEGEGRAQDGDYRFGQQIVVSHDGGDYLNWEARSWRLSEAGAYQERGLRETGFWRFVNDPDDPSESQAIELLLAHSAGYVELFYGRPRNQSSWELVTDALARSRSGVLVGGAKRLYGIVEGGDLAYVEERVDADGGLVPHLSARLSRFAG
- a CDS encoding TlpA family protein disulfide reductase is translated as MTTVLVAIAAAAVVATPAGWLLTRRAGRIRQIRPGSARHEAVDLANLGLSRDGPAVVHFSAPWCGPCDRVRTVVGQVCDDLGGVAHLEIDLDADPAAAHRFAVLSLPTTLIFDAEGRQRYRTSGVPTASDLRCALEPLLA